The Oryzias latipes chromosome 16, ASM223467v1 genome includes a region encoding these proteins:
- the rpl18 gene encoding 60S ribosomal protein L18 isoform X2, translating into MLEISAACVIARTLNFLFPFRSESKMGVDIRHNKDRKVHRKEPKSQDIYLRLLVKLYRFLSRRTNAPFNKVVLKRLFMSRTNRPPIAISRLIRKMKLPGRDNKIAVVVGTVTDDVRIQEIPKLKICALKVTDGARRRILKSGGQVMTFDQLALATPKGHGTVLLSGPRKAREVYRHFGKATGTPHSHTKPYVRSKGRKFERARGRRPSCGFKN; encoded by the exons ATGCTCGAGATTTCGGCCGCGTGTGTTATCGCGAGAACTTTGAACTTCCTTTTCCCTTTTCGCTCTGAATCCAAGATG gGCGTAGACATCAGACACAACAAGGACCGCAAGGTGCACAGGAAGGAGCCAAAGAGCCAGGATATCTACCTGAGGCTCCTGGTTAAG TTGTACAGGTTCTTGTCTCGCCGTACCAATGCTCCTTTCAACAAGGTGGTTCTGAAGAGGTTGTTCATGAGCAGGACCAACAGGCCTCCTATCGCAATCTCCCGTCTG ATTCGTAAAATGAAACTTCCTGGCCGTGATAATAAAATCGCTGTTGTCGTGGGAACAGTCACTGATGATGTCAGGATTCAGGAGATCCCCAAACTCAAG ATCTGCGCTCTGAAAGTAACTGATGGTGCACGTCGCAGGATTCTTAAATCAGGGGGACAAGTGATGACCTTTGACCAGCTGGCTTTGGCCACTCCCAAAGGACACGGCACAGTGCTGCTGTCAG GACCCCGCAAAGCCAGAGAGGTTTACAGGCACTTTGGAAAGGCCACTGGAACCCCTCACAGCCACACCAA gcCCTATGTCCGTTCCAAGGGCAGAAAGTTCGAGAGAGCCCGTGGTCGCAGACCCAGCTGTGGCTTCAAGAACTAA
- the rpl18 gene encoding 60S ribosomal protein L18 isoform X1, with the protein MLEISAACVIARTLNFLFPFRSESKMGVDIRHNKDRKVHRKEPKSQDIYLRLLVKLYRFLSRRTNAPFNKVVLKRLFMSRTNRPPIAISRLIRKMKLPGRDNKIAVVVGTVTDDVRIQEIPKLKASSLMFQYICTLTFVYQLTAFIHNLLKWGLLFSATQICALKVTDGARRRILKSGGQVMTFDQLALATPKGHGTVLLSGPRKAREVYRHFGKATGTPHSHTKPYVRSKGRKFERARGRRPSCGFKN; encoded by the exons ATGCTCGAGATTTCGGCCGCGTGTGTTATCGCGAGAACTTTGAACTTCCTTTTCCCTTTTCGCTCTGAATCCAAGATG gGCGTAGACATCAGACACAACAAGGACCGCAAGGTGCACAGGAAGGAGCCAAAGAGCCAGGATATCTACCTGAGGCTCCTGGTTAAG TTGTACAGGTTCTTGTCTCGCCGTACCAATGCTCCTTTCAACAAGGTGGTTCTGAAGAGGTTGTTCATGAGCAGGACCAACAGGCCTCCTATCGCAATCTCCCGTCTG ATTCGTAAAATGAAACTTCCTGGCCGTGATAATAAAATCGCTGTTGTCGTGGGAACAGTCACTGATGATGTCAGGATTCAGGAGATCCCCAAACTCAAGGCAAGTAGTCTGATGTTTCAATATATTTGTACCCTCACTTTTGTTTACCAGCTCACAGCTTTTATTCACAACCTTCTAAAATGGGGCCTTTTGTTTTCTGCCACACAGATCTGCGCTCTGAAAGTAACTGATGGTGCACGTCGCAGGATTCTTAAATCAGGGGGACAAGTGATGACCTTTGACCAGCTGGCTTTGGCCACTCCCAAAGGACACGGCACAGTGCTGCTGTCAG GACCCCGCAAAGCCAGAGAGGTTTACAGGCACTTTGGAAAGGCCACTGGAACCCCTCACAGCCACACCAA gcCCTATGTCCGTTCCAAGGGCAGAAAGTTCGAGAGAGCCCGTGGTCGCAGACCCAGCTGTGGCTTCAAGAACTAA
- the LOC101160262 gene encoding sphingosine kinase 2 — translation MRSPEPSSSPPAEALLHGQFASWGSGTNSNSNSRPSSPGGLGGLSPAASPTSPPVSNYALTLTHSHIHIQRLSPKSGKEARLLLPLSELVGCSCPRSPAPPLFVLYWYPPGKRRKGVSRRRQVRAYLAESRPEAERWSAAVQCLLRGVTVTADTEFSRSLLPRPRRLLLLVNPFSGRGQAMQWCQTHILPMIREANISYNLIQTERQNHARELIREVSLSDWDGIVIVSGDGLLHEVINGLMERPDWEQAIKTPVGILPCGSGNALAGSINHNAGYDMCLREPLLLNCCFLLCRGGVRPMDVVSVTTSPAPSNNSHPAAPRRVFSFLSVAWGFVSDVDIESERYRGLGSARFTLGTLVRIASLRSYKGRLSFLPPSVVPSSSDGTTPPPRRPLSRSITEGLEGFCRLPIHRTCSDMGISEQRSLRRGEGEREKEERQRERERRRERARGGGTGVVRASSLAEDREKEGELEAEDDKSRTCSERSGTSSESNEMNKERLEKIEDEGTFGQESVEMEEDRGQDGGGSGDSVEEEEALAARELDEGYGVDMGQEADEETEESITYPDDPQRARQGVRKNSAPSSEICNDLSSQPLHKVADADSSTADGVEDIDLNGTYFQKDPYTDVARERSLTISSPFRHSPFSFKHKALDQNQNASRPRPLSLLQHSHTNSLPPKMPSLSLSPTPPPSPSCASPHSSYYLNPRPNTPNSSSPSPSVRTPSSSFNFDISEAARPFKNRPLVTLPPDLPRDNLLPPLDQPLPTRDWVTIEGDFVLVLALYQTHLGADLHAAPQAKFDDGLIHLTFVRAGISRATLLRLFFAMERGTHHSVSSPYVSHVTCKAFRLQPLSAKGTLTVDGELVPYGPLQAQVHPSMARLIVGDYGVKITSF, via the exons ATGCGATCCCCTGAACCGTCCTCGTCGCCTCCAGCAGAAGCCCTGCTTCATGGCCAGTTTGCTAGCTGGGGGTCAGGCACCAACAGCAACAGTAACAGCCGTCCCAGCAGCCCCGGCGGCCTCGGAGGACTTTCCCCTGCTGCATCCCCAACATCTCCTCCAGTGTCCAACTATGCCTTGACTCTCACGCACAGCCACATTCACATTCAGAGGCTGTCCCCAAAGTCAGGGAAGGAAGCCCGACTGCTGCTGCCTCTGTCTGAGCTGGTGGGGTGCAGCTGCCCCCGCTCCCCTGCACCCCCACTGTTTGTGTTGTACTGGTACCCCCCAGGGAAACGAAGGAAAGGGGTGTCCCGTCGCAGGCAGGTGAGGGCCTATCTAGCTGAAAGCAGGCCTGAAGCTGAAAGGTGGTCTGCTGCTGTACAGTGTCTCCTCAGAGGGGTGACTGTTACTGCTGACACCG AATTTTCGAGAAGTCTTCTACCTCGTCCCAGGCGGCTGCTGTTATTGGTGAATCCATTCAGTGGAAGGGGCCAAGCAATGCAATGGTGTCAGACCCACATCCTGCCAATGATTAGAGAGGCCAATATCAGCTACAACCTCATACAGACTG AACGGCAGAATCATGCAAGAGAGCTCATCAGAGAAGTGTCCCTCTCTGACTGGGATGGCATCGTCATTGTCTCTGGAGATGGCTTGTTGCATGAG GTAATTAATGGTTTAATGGAGCGTCCAGACTGGGAACAAGCAATAAAAACACCTGTCGGCATTCTGCCCTGCGGTTCCGGGAATGCGCTGGCTGGTTCCATCAATCACAACGCAGG GTATGACATGTGCCTTCGAGAGCCCCTCCTATTGAACTGCTGCTTTCTGCTATGTCGAGGCGGGGTGCGACCGATGGACGTGGTCTCCGTGACAACGAGCCCTGCTCCGTCCAACAACAGTCATCCTGCAGCACCCAGGAGagtcttttcctttctttctgttGCCTGGGGCTTTGTGTCTGATGTAGACATTGAAAGTGAGAG ATATCGTGGCTTGGGCTCAGCCCGCTTCACCCTGGGCACTTTAGTTCGCATAGCTTCGCTCCGATCCTACAAAGGCCGCCTGTCCTTTCTGCCTCCCTCTGTCGTCCCTTCATCCTCAGATGGCACGACCCCCCCGCCGAGGAGACCCCTGTCCCGCAGCATCACTGAAGGCCTGGAGGGGTTTTGCCGATTGCCCATACACCGCACCTGCTCTGACATGGGCATCAGCGAGCAAAGAAGTCTGCGGAGGGGTGAAGGAGAAAGGGAAAAGGAGGAGAGGCAGAGGGAAAGGGAGAGGAGAAGGGAGAGGGCCAGAGGGGGAGGAACTGGTGTGGTGAGGGCGAGCAGCCTTGCGGAGGACAGGGAAAAGGAGGGGGAGCTGGAGGCAGAGGATGACAAGTCAAGGACTTGTTCAGAAAGGTCCGGGACAAGTTCTGAATCgaatgaaatgaataaagaaaggTTGGAGAAAATTGAAGACGAGGGAACATTTGGACAAGAGTCTGTTGAGATGGAGGAGGATAGAGGGCAGGATGGAGGAGGGAGTGGCGACTCTGTTGAAGAAGAGGAAGCGTTAGCCGCAAGAGAGCTAGATGAGGGCTACGGGGTGGACATGGGGCAAGAGGCGGATGAAGAAACAGAGGAGTCCATCACTTACCCAGACGACCCTCAGCGTGCCAGACAGGGCGTTAGGAAGAATTCAGCCCCGTCCAGTGAGATCTGTAACGACCTGTCGAGTCAGCCTCTGCATAAGGTGGCTGACGCAGATTCAAGCACAGCAGATGGGGTGGAGGACATAGATCTGAATGGAACCTACTTCCAGAAAGATCCTTACACAGATGTGGCTCGGGAGCGATCTCTGACCATCTCCTCTCCTTTTCGTCATTCTCCCTTTTCTTTCAAGCATAAAGCCCTGGACCAAAACCAAAACGCTTCCCGTCCAAGACCTCTGTCACTCCTGCAGCACTCCCACACTAACTCTCTCCCCCCTAAAATGCCTTCCCTTTCACTGTCTCCTACTCCCCCGCCCTCCCCCTCTTGCGCCTCTCCACACTCATCCTATTACCTTAACCCTCGTCCAAACACGCCAAATTCCTCCTCGCCCTCTCCGTCTGTCCGCACACCGTCCTCATCTTTCAACTTTGACATTTCCGAAGCAGCCAGACCCTTCAAGAACCGCCCGTTGGTCACGTTGCCTCCAGATCTACCGAGAGACAACTTGTTACCCCCTCTTGACCAACCCCTCCCCACTAGAGACTGGGTGACCATCGAAGGGGACTTTGTGTTGGTCTTGGCCCTTTATCAAACCCACCTGGGAGCTGACCTTCACGCCGCACCTCAAGCCAAGTTTGACGACGGGCTCATTCACCTGACATTTGTGCGGGCAGGAATCTCCAGAGCCACGCTACTAAGATTGTTCTTTGCCATGGAGAGAGGAACCCACCACTCCGTCAGCTCGCCGTACGTGAGCCACGTTACCTGCAAGGCCTTCAGGCTGCAACCTCTATCTGCAAAAGGAACGCTCACCGTCGATGGAGAACTTGTTCCTTATGGGCCACTCCAGGCACAG GTTCATCCTTCCATGGCTCGTCTCATTGTTGGAGACTACGGAGTGAAGATTACCAGCTTTTAA